The following coding sequences are from one Kallotenue papyrolyticum window:
- a CDS encoding complex I subunit 1/NuoH family protein has protein sequence MDTWLRLLTLLIVALLLFFAATTAFAYLTLFERRLLARLQHRVGPNRAGPGGFFQPLADAVKLFFKEEIIPRDADRVIYTLAPVMAMIPAVLLFAVIPFGAYLDLSFLLGEQARVVPLQFTDLNVGLLFLIAITSIGVYGITLGGWASNNKYSMLGGIRSAAQLISYELALGLSILVAVMLTSAPSGTPAPGYPSCELMWGRPAETFGALSTCRIVESQAGWWNIFKPTGLLAFCVFWLASTAEVVRAPFDLVEAEQELVGGYNTEYSSMKFALFFMAEYIKLIAISAIGVTLFLGGWRGPGVDQLYAAGYPNLGGLASLGYFLLKLVFFLFLSVWVRATLPRLKYDQLMNLGWKQLLPISLALVAITAVGAVVTTELGVLPGLFGAAR, from the coding sequence ATGGATACCTGGCTTCGTTTGCTGACGCTGTTGATCGTCGCGCTGCTCCTGTTCTTCGCGGCGACAACCGCCTTTGCCTACCTGACGCTGTTTGAACGGCGGCTGCTGGCGCGGCTGCAGCACCGTGTCGGCCCCAACCGCGCCGGTCCGGGCGGCTTCTTTCAGCCGCTGGCGGATGCGGTCAAACTCTTCTTCAAAGAGGAGATCATTCCGCGCGACGCCGACCGCGTGATCTACACGTTGGCACCGGTGATGGCGATGATCCCAGCGGTGCTGCTCTTCGCGGTGATTCCCTTCGGCGCCTACCTGGACCTTAGCTTCCTGCTGGGCGAGCAGGCGCGCGTCGTGCCGCTGCAGTTTACCGATCTCAACGTAGGCCTGCTGTTCCTGATCGCCATCACCTCGATCGGCGTGTACGGCATCACGCTGGGCGGTTGGGCGTCCAACAACAAATATTCGATGCTGGGCGGCATTCGCTCGGCGGCGCAACTAATCTCCTACGAACTGGCGCTGGGCCTGTCGATCCTGGTGGCAGTGATGCTCACCTCGGCACCGAGCGGCACCCCTGCGCCGGGCTATCCCTCCTGCGAGCTGATGTGGGGCCGCCCGGCCGAAACCTTCGGCGCGCTCAGCACCTGCCGCATCGTGGAGAGCCAGGCCGGTTGGTGGAATATCTTCAAGCCTACGGGCCTGCTGGCCTTCTGTGTCTTCTGGCTGGCCTCAACCGCCGAAGTGGTGCGCGCGCCGTTCGACCTGGTCGAAGCCGAGCAGGAACTGGTGGGCGGCTACAACACCGAGTACTCGTCGATGAAGTTCGCGCTGTTCTTCATGGCCGAGTACATCAAGCTGATCGCGATTTCGGCGATCGGCGTGACGCTGTTCCTGGGCGGCTGGCGCGGTCCGGGCGTGGACCAGCTCTATGCCGCGGGCTATCCCAACTTGGGCGGCCTGGCCTCGCTGGGCTACTTCCTGCTCAAACTGGTCTTCTTCCTGTTCCTGAGCGTGTGGGTGCGCGCTACGCTCCCACGCCTTAAGTACGACCAGTTGATGAATCTGGGCTGGAAGCAACTGCTGCCAATCTCGCTGGCGCTGGTCGCGATTACGGCGGTCGGCGCGGTGGTGACCACTGAACTCGGCGTGCTGCCGGGCCTGTTCGGGGCGGCGCGCTAG
- the nuoK gene encoding NADH-quinone oxidoreductase subunit NuoK: MVPSAYYVLLSTVLFTTGVIGVLTRRNALVVFMSVELMLNSANLALVAFARQWGQIDGQVLTFFVITVAAAEVAVGLALLVGIFRTRRTTNVDEVNTMHG; the protein is encoded by the coding sequence ATGGTCCCAAGCGCCTACTATGTACTCTTGAGCACCGTGCTGTTCACCACTGGCGTGATCGGCGTGCTGACGCGCCGCAATGCGCTGGTGGTCTTTATGTCGGTTGAGTTGATGCTGAATTCGGCCAACCTGGCGCTGGTGGCGTTTGCACGCCAGTGGGGCCAGATCGATGGCCAGGTGCTGACCTTTTTCGTGATCACCGTCGCCGCCGCCGAAGTGGCGGTTGGGCTGGCGCTGCTGGTGGGCATCTTCCGCACGCGCCGCACGACCAACGTCGATGAAGTCAACACGATGCACGGCTAA
- a CDS encoding NADH-quinone oxidoreductase subunit J, with amino-acid sequence MELALFVITALITVGAALGMVLSHNAVHSALWLVLNFLGVAVLYLLLNAPFLAMIQITVYAGAIMVLFLFVIMLLGSEKGQEEVNGLPWQTPVALVLGLLLLGIAGYAVFGARGITLPAPSEVAAGYGNPESLGVALFTTYLLPLEVAGVLLLVALVGAVVLTFKSRQGGQA; translated from the coding sequence ATGGAACTGGCTCTCTTTGTGATAACTGCGCTGATCACGGTGGGCGCGGCGCTGGGCATGGTGCTGAGCCACAACGCCGTCCATTCAGCGCTGTGGCTGGTGCTCAACTTTCTGGGCGTGGCCGTGCTCTACCTGCTGCTCAACGCGCCCTTTTTGGCGATGATCCAGATCACCGTCTATGCCGGCGCAATCATGGTGCTCTTTTTGTTCGTGATCATGTTGCTCGGCTCGGAAAAGGGGCAGGAAGAGGTCAACGGCCTGCCCTGGCAGACACCGGTCGCCCTGGTGCTGGGCCTGCTGCTGCTGGGGATTGCCGGCTATGCCGTTTTTGGCGCGCGTGGCATCACCCTGCCGGCGCCGAGCGAGGTTGCAGCCGGCTACGGCAATCCGGAAAGCCTGGGCGTAGCACTCTTCACCACCTACCTTCTGCCGCTGGAGGTCGCCGGCGTGCTGCTGCTGGTCGCGCTGGTCGGCGCGGTGGTGCTGACCTTTAAAAGCCGTCAAGGAGGGCAGGCCTGA
- the nuoG gene encoding NADH-quinone oxidoreductase subunit NuoG: MPDITLTIDGIEVTVPQGTGLVEAALAAGIEIPVFCHHPKLTPVGMCRMCLVEVGTPQIDPATKQPVLDEQGKPVIRMMPRLQTACTTPVSQGMVVRTTTAEVEFARKGVLEMLLTSHPLDCPVCIKGGECPLQNLTMGYGPSVSRFDYEDKVHFEKPVNLGPLIDLDRERCILCARCVRYMDEIAGDPVLGFANRGRAWMIQSRSNPPFNSKFSGNTVDICPVGALMSRDFRFAGRVWEVKPVPSICPHCPVGCNITLDMRYRDIKRIQPRVNEWVNEIWLCDRGRYGFRFAESPRRLTQPLIRRDGQLVAVSWQEALQEVAQRLYGIVEDHGPDAVAGLAGGRLANEDLYLFQKFFRELLQSPHIDSRVGTADEPDHDDLAYAFGVGSGTNLGELGKGTTVLVIGADPEEEAPVYLLRLRGIARRGGQLIVANGRPTKLEAAATQVVRYRYGQETTLVLSLLAALLEGGLEDKQFVASRTKNLDALRAALQPYSPSRVAEQTGIARATIEALARTLAEAQNLIVVYGREALAAGTPLLQALSNLLLLTGHVGRANNGVLPILRYNNSRGALDLGVRPDKGPGYAPLPQPGRSAREMFAAAARGQLKAMYIAGLDPAAANPATRSALEQLDLLVVQDLFLTPTAELADIVLPAAAWAERDGTYTNAERRVQRFRAARNTLGDSRPDWQIIAALGRTISQMIGEPALAAVAADAGRGRTKSASRRVESADSAWLYRSTDDINAEIVATVGIYRNASYANLKQASGVWGRQPVADPVFYDGTSYKNTEGFGVQWPTLAEQPNVVFDLVLSAPEAPQAASDELLLISVARLYDGGTLMQEAEGLSYWVAQPYVGVAGADAERLNIRSGDRLRLVSAVGALELPARLERGVAPGTLLVPDLESIPLAQVQTGVVTPVRVEKVEG, encoded by the coding sequence ATGCCAGATATTACGCTCACAATCGATGGGATCGAAGTCACCGTGCCGCAGGGGACGGGACTGGTCGAAGCGGCGCTGGCTGCCGGGATCGAAATCCCGGTCTTCTGCCACCATCCCAAGCTGACGCCGGTGGGCATGTGCCGCATGTGTCTGGTGGAAGTCGGTACGCCGCAGATCGACCCGGCCACCAAGCAGCCGGTGCTGGACGAGCAGGGCAAGCCGGTGATCCGCATGATGCCGCGCCTGCAGACGGCCTGCACCACGCCGGTTTCGCAGGGCATGGTCGTGCGCACCACCACCGCCGAGGTCGAGTTTGCGCGCAAGGGCGTGCTCGAAATGCTGCTGACCTCGCATCCACTGGACTGCCCGGTCTGCATCAAGGGCGGCGAGTGCCCGCTGCAGAACCTGACCATGGGCTATGGTCCGTCGGTGTCGCGCTTCGACTACGAGGACAAGGTTCACTTCGAAAAGCCGGTCAACCTGGGCCCGCTGATCGATCTCGACCGCGAGCGCTGCATCCTATGCGCGCGCTGCGTGCGCTACATGGACGAGATCGCCGGCGATCCGGTGCTGGGCTTCGCCAACCGCGGACGCGCCTGGATGATCCAGTCGCGCTCCAACCCACCGTTCAACTCCAAGTTCTCGGGCAATACGGTGGATATCTGCCCGGTCGGCGCGCTGATGAGTCGCGATTTCCGCTTCGCCGGGCGGGTGTGGGAAGTCAAACCGGTGCCCTCGATCTGCCCGCACTGTCCGGTCGGCTGCAACATCACGCTGGACATGCGCTACCGCGACATCAAGCGCATTCAGCCGCGCGTCAACGAGTGGGTCAACGAGATCTGGCTCTGCGATCGCGGACGCTATGGCTTCCGCTTTGCGGAGAGCCCGCGCCGGCTGACGCAGCCGCTGATCCGACGCGACGGTCAGTTGGTGGCGGTAAGTTGGCAGGAGGCGCTGCAGGAAGTGGCGCAGCGGCTCTACGGCATCGTCGAAGACCACGGCCCGGACGCGGTCGCCGGTCTGGCCGGCGGACGGCTGGCCAACGAGGACCTGTACCTCTTCCAGAAGTTCTTCCGCGAGCTGCTCCAGTCGCCGCATATCGACTCGCGTGTCGGCACGGCGGACGAGCCCGACCACGACGATCTGGCCTATGCCTTCGGCGTGGGTAGCGGCACCAACCTAGGCGAGCTGGGTAAAGGCACCACCGTGCTGGTGATCGGCGCCGATCCCGAGGAAGAAGCGCCGGTGTACCTCCTGCGTTTGCGCGGCATCGCGCGGCGCGGCGGCCAGCTGATCGTCGCCAACGGGCGGCCCACCAAGCTGGAAGCTGCCGCCACACAGGTGGTGCGCTACCGCTACGGCCAGGAGACGACGCTGGTGCTGAGCCTGCTGGCGGCGCTCCTGGAGGGCGGCCTGGAAGACAAACAGTTCGTCGCCAGCCGCACCAAGAATCTGGACGCGCTGCGCGCGGCGCTGCAGCCCTACAGCCCAAGCCGCGTGGCCGAGCAGACCGGCATCGCGCGCGCGACAATCGAGGCGCTGGCGCGCACCCTGGCCGAAGCGCAGAACCTGATTGTGGTCTATGGCCGCGAGGCGCTGGCGGCCGGCACGCCGCTGCTGCAGGCGCTCAGCAACCTGTTGCTGCTGACCGGGCATGTTGGCCGCGCCAACAACGGCGTGCTGCCGATCCTGCGCTACAACAACAGCCGCGGCGCGCTGGATCTGGGCGTGCGTCCCGACAAGGGACCGGGCTACGCTCCACTGCCGCAGCCCGGACGGTCGGCGCGCGAGATGTTTGCGGCCGCGGCGCGCGGCCAGCTCAAGGCCATGTACATCGCCGGCCTCGATCCGGCGGCGGCCAATCCGGCGACGCGCAGCGCGCTGGAGCAGCTCGACCTGCTGGTGGTGCAGGATCTGTTCCTGACGCCAACCGCCGAACTGGCCGATATTGTGCTGCCGGCGGCGGCCTGGGCCGAACGCGACGGCACCTACACCAATGCCGAACGGCGCGTACAGCGCTTCCGCGCCGCGCGCAACACGCTGGGCGATAGCCGTCCCGACTGGCAGATCATTGCCGCGCTAGGACGCACCATCAGCCAGATGATCGGTGAGCCGGCGCTGGCCGCCGTCGCCGCAGACGCCGGGCGCGGGCGCACCAAGAGCGCGAGCCGGCGCGTGGAAAGCGCCGATAGCGCCTGGCTCTACCGCTCGACCGACGACATCAACGCCGAGATCGTGGCAACGGTAGGCATCTACCGCAACGCCAGCTACGCCAACCTCAAGCAGGCGAGCGGCGTCTGGGGGCGCCAGCCAGTCGCCGATCCGGTCTTCTACGACGGCACCAGCTACAAAAATACGGAAGGCTTCGGCGTGCAGTGGCCCACCCTGGCCGAGCAGCCCAACGTGGTCTTCGACCTGGTGCTGAGCGCGCCCGAAGCGCCGCAGGCGGCGAGCGACGAGCTGCTGCTGATCAGCGTGGCACGCCTGTATGATGGCGGCACGCTGATGCAGGAGGCCGAGGGCCTCAGCTACTGGGTGGCGCAGCCCTATGTCGGCGTCGCCGGTGCGGATGCCGAGCGGCTGAACATTCGTAGCGGCGATCGGCTGCGGCTGGTCTCGGCGGTTGGCGCGCTGGAGCTGCCGGCGCGGCTGGAACGCGGCGTCGCGCCCGGCACGCTGCTGGTGCCCGATCTGGAGAGCATTCCGCTGGCGCAGGTGCAGACTGGCGTCGTGACGCCGGTGCGCGTCGAAAAGGTCGAGGGATAG